Proteins encoded within one genomic window of Companilactobacillus sp.:
- a CDS encoding phosphatase PAP2 family protein, with translation MIFVFLAFAVKLPADWLLSLDTLIQKFTTIPADSVLAKIFETVAFFGSPAATLIISAGLVIYFIIKKERVTALWIAFTILGGDAIAFFVKEFIQRPRPSDIIGGDSGYSFPSGHVFGTTLLVLFLIYIVTPRIKNYQNRFIVNCLLWIWLFVIATSRIYLRAHYPSDIVGSLLLASSWWGFAQILYLKFYDQAYRVLYRMKLNKDSE, from the coding sequence ATGATATTTGTTTTTCTAGCGTTTGCGGTAAAACTTCCAGCAGACTGGTTATTAAGCCTTGATACATTGATCCAAAAATTTACCACGATTCCAGCTGATTCAGTATTAGCAAAGATTTTTGAAACAGTCGCGTTCTTTGGCAGTCCGGCGGCCACATTAATCATCAGTGCAGGATTGGTAATTTACTTTATCATTAAAAAAGAGCGAGTCACCGCTCTATGGATTGCCTTTACCATCTTGGGCGGGGATGCAATTGCATTTTTCGTCAAAGAATTTATTCAAAGACCACGTCCTAGCGATATCATCGGCGGAGATAGCGGTTATAGCTTTCCCAGTGGACATGTCTTTGGAACGACCTTATTAGTACTATTCTTGATCTACATAGTTACGCCACGAATCAAAAATTATCAAAATCGTTTTATCGTTAATTGTTTACTTTGGATCTGGCTCTTTGTTATCGCTACATCCAGAATTTATCTACGAGCACATTACCCATCAGACATAGTTGGAAGCTTACTTTTAGCAAGTAGCTGGTGGGGATTTGCCCAGATCTTGTATTTAAAATTTTACGATCAAGCTTATCGAGTTTTGTATCGGATGAAGCTGAATAAGGATTCAGAATAA
- a CDS encoding iron-sulfur cluster repair di-iron protein, ric, whose amino-acid sequence MSQIKDYLEENKDQLDVFTTAITRAHGKNHPEVFEVKDIYDDINQKIENGNEDLSGDFDKLTKITNNYAIPNDVCPTFEATYHMLEKMNQIVA is encoded by the coding sequence ATGTCACAAATCAAAGATTATCTAGAAGAGAACAAAGACCAACTTGATGTTTTTACCACGGCAATCACTAGAGCTCACGGTAAAAATCATCCCGAGGTTTTTGAAGTGAAGGATATCTATGACGATATCAACCAAAAGATCGAAAATGGCAACGAAGACCTATCTGGCGATTTCGACAAACTTACTAAGATCACTAATAATTACGCAATTCCTAACGATGTCTGCCCTACTTTTGAGGCAACTTACCACATGCTTGAAAAAATGAATCAAATCGTAGCTTAA
- a CDS encoding prolyl oligopeptidase family serine peptidase, with the protein MRFFKKLWGLLAMIIVAICGGSFVATTQNAQAALQQADYLMIEHAYDWGPAVDQVVIRLDQPVTAQGLNPETFDVTNSNTYIKPTPREVTKAFLSDVNGKAVDSTSSRYITLDMTVGPTIDVARALSYRADSGLSIPVKMQYQIKQKTALHTQSGQTLENIDPVQTDTDVKAPQAKVFEPEKAFTYQDKHFGTVSMNYTTYSPKNNQKHALVIWLHGAGEGGYDNNQVGLYGTNLVDLATNKFQKYFDGGFDILVPQAKTYWMDTRKTDYSNRDDIGGLGQKDTTSADALTQRSKYEDALDSLIQSYLTGHPNVDRDRIYIGGCSNGGYLALRMLVKDPDKYSAVFPICEAYLDKNIRDQDIQNIKDTPIWFTQSKGDQVIDPQQNAIPTYQRLVDAGYKNVHFTLLNGVYDKTGQFNDPDTGQPHQYNDHFSWLNVLDDYPATEYDGTQSKNSDGSDMTVFSWLATQKKATNWK; encoded by the coding sequence ATGCGCTTTTTTAAAAAATTGTGGGGATTACTTGCAATGATAATAGTGGCCATCTGTGGTGGAAGCTTTGTTGCCACTACTCAGAATGCTCAGGCAGCTTTGCAACAAGCGGATTATTTGATGATCGAGCATGCCTATGATTGGGGACCAGCGGTTGATCAAGTGGTCATCAGATTAGATCAGCCGGTCACTGCTCAGGGCTTAAATCCAGAAACGTTTGACGTTACTAATAGTAATACGTACATCAAGCCGACGCCACGAGAAGTTACCAAGGCCTTTTTATCGGATGTGAATGGAAAAGCGGTCGATTCGACGTCTAGTCGATACATCACTTTGGATATGACCGTCGGACCGACGATCGACGTCGCCAGGGCACTGTCGTATCGAGCTGATTCTGGCTTAAGCATTCCTGTGAAAATGCAATACCAGATCAAGCAGAAAACGGCTTTGCATACGCAAAGTGGCCAGACTTTGGAAAATATCGATCCAGTTCAAACTGATACCGATGTTAAAGCTCCGCAGGCCAAGGTCTTTGAACCTGAAAAAGCCTTTACTTATCAGGATAAGCACTTTGGGACAGTTTCGATGAATTATACGACTTATTCGCCAAAGAATAATCAAAAGCATGCGTTAGTCATTTGGCTGCATGGTGCTGGCGAAGGTGGCTACGACAACAATCAAGTTGGATTATACGGTACTAATTTGGTTGATCTAGCAACGAATAAATTCCAGAAATATTTTGACGGTGGATTCGATATTCTAGTTCCACAGGCCAAAACTTATTGGATGGATACTAGAAAGACTGACTACTCTAATCGTGATGACATTGGCGGACTTGGTCAAAAAGACACGACATCAGCTGATGCCTTAACTCAGCGTTCTAAATATGAAGACGCACTAGATTCATTGATCCAAAGTTATTTGACAGGTCATCCAAACGTTGACCGCGACCGGATCTATATCGGGGGATGTTCAAATGGGGGGTATCTTGCTTTGAGAATGTTGGTCAAAGATCCTGATAAATATTCAGCTGTGTTCCCGATTTGCGAAGCATATTTGGATAAAAATATCAGGGATCAAGACATTCAAAATATCAAGGATACGCCGATTTGGTTCACTCAGTCTAAAGGTGACCAAGTTATCGACCCTCAGCAAAATGCGATTCCAACTTATCAAAGACTAGTAGACGCCGGCTATAAGAATGTCCACTTTACTTTGTTGAATGGCGTTTACGATAAGACTGGTCAATTTAATGATCCAGACACCGGTCAACCGCATCAATACAATGATCATTTTTCATGGTTAAACGTTTTAGACGATTATCCAGCAACCGAATACGACGGTACGCAGTCGAAAAATTCCGATGGCTCTGATATGACGGTCTTTAGTTGGCTTGCGACCCAGAAGAAAGCCACAAATTGGAAGTAG
- a CDS encoding prolyl oligopeptidase family serine peptidase, translating to MKLKKIFLVLLLFFSTLLGLQFVINSNTVQAGVQNSNYQMIAHSYDWGPAIDQVVINTDQAVKSKDLNDQTFTVNSSNPYIESTPREVTKAYLSDAQGKTVKSNSSNYLTLDLKVAPDLTISDPFHYDNGATKLNTQTKVQFQITQQNPLYSSTNKKISNFAPTPKSTDVSYPETKDFSKNYSFNYNDKHFGSQTLQYTYYQAPTNNKHALIIWLHGQGEGGSDPNPISLEGNKVVALSQNKIQSHFQNGADVLVPQTRTFWLDTRINSYANQGAFGSEGMGDQLIDTSTYDGQIQRSRYEDSLTALIQSYLTSHPNIDRSRIYIGGCSNGGYMALRMMVKDPSKFSAAYISSEAYMDKNITDKQIDNIKDSSLWFIHAANDPIVDPQQTTVPTYKRLLAAGAKDVHFTYLDDVHDQTGQFKGSDGQPYQYLGHYSWVNLLDDYAAPEFDGTQTQTNGADTTMMSWLSTKTKTTTWK from the coding sequence GTGAAGCTCAAAAAAATATTTTTAGTCTTATTGCTATTTTTTAGTACGCTTCTCGGACTGCAATTCGTAATCAATTCAAATACAGTTCAAGCTGGCGTTCAAAATTCAAATTATCAAATGATCGCGCATTCCTATGATTGGGGACCTGCAATCGATCAAGTCGTTATCAATACTGATCAGGCAGTTAAATCAAAGGACCTAAACGATCAAACATTTACTGTTAATAGTAGTAATCCATATATTGAAAGTACGCCACGTGAAGTTACTAAAGCTTATCTTTCAGATGCTCAAGGAAAAACTGTTAAATCAAACAGCAGCAATTATTTAACTCTCGATCTTAAAGTTGCACCGGATCTGACGATTTCAGATCCATTCCATTATGACAATGGTGCAACTAAATTGAATACTCAAACCAAAGTACAGTTCCAAATTACGCAACAAAATCCACTTTATTCTTCAACAAATAAAAAGATTTCTAATTTTGCACCAACTCCAAAATCAACCGATGTTTCATATCCAGAAACCAAGGATTTTTCAAAGAACTACTCATTTAATTACAATGACAAACATTTTGGTAGCCAAACTTTGCAATATACATACTACCAAGCACCAACTAACAACAAACATGCTTTGATCATCTGGTTGCACGGTCAAGGCGAGGGTGGCTCTGATCCTAATCCAATTTCATTGGAAGGAAACAAAGTCGTTGCTCTTTCGCAAAACAAGATCCAAAGTCACTTCCAAAATGGTGCTGACGTGTTAGTTCCTCAAACTAGAACATTTTGGCTGGATACTAGAATCAATAGCTATGCTAATCAAGGAGCCTTCGGTTCTGAAGGCATGGGCGATCAATTGATTGACACTTCCACTTATGATGGACAGATTCAACGTTCACGCTATGAGGATTCGTTGACAGCTTTGATTCAAAGTTACTTAACTAGTCATCCAAACATCGACCGCAGTCGTATTTATATCGGGGGATGTTCAAACGGTGGCTACATGGCCTTACGCATGATGGTCAAAGATCCAAGCAAGTTCTCAGCTGCTTATATTAGTAGCGAAGCTTATATGGACAAAAATATTACCGACAAGCAGATCGACAACATCAAGGATTCATCACTTTGGTTCATCCATGCAGCAAACGATCCCATTGTCGATCCACAACAGACAACAGTTCCAACGTACAAACGTTTGTTAGCTGCTGGAGCCAAGGACGTTCACTTCACTTATCTAGATGACGTTCACGATCAAACAGGTCAGTTCAAAGGTAGCGACGGCCAACCTTATCAATACTTAGGCCACTATTCATGGGTCAATTTATTAGATGACTACGCTGCTCCAGAATTTGACGGAACCCAGACGCAAACTAATGGTGCAGATACCACGATGATGAGTTGGTTGAGCACGAAGACAAAGACAACAACTTGGAAATAA
- a CDS encoding oxidoreductase translates to MSKLLSPVDIAGLSLKNRVVMSPMCLFDVQKKDGVLTPVHFAHYITRAMGQVGLLIMESTAVDPDGGITEHDLGLWNDQQKEKLSELVTDVHQIGSKIGVQLNHAGRKAENAERPVAPSAIAYDKDWRTPASLTTQEISKIVDEFGAAAKRAQEAGIDMIDIHGAHGYLLDQFLSPEVNQHIDEYGGSLEKRYRIIKEVIASIKANFNGSLWIRLSLTDYIDNQNPLDEWKQVGQWLQRDGIDLIDVSTGGLFPVSPDFPVHDGYQTLFATEMKQAVDIPVSTVGLLDNPGLSEYILQNDQADLILEGRGLMRNPNWVAYAAKELHDHDLENYSYNHSYYRGLKNI, encoded by the coding sequence ATGTCAAAATTACTCTCACCAGTTGATATTGCTGGATTATCCTTAAAAAATCGAGTAGTCATGTCACCGATGTGCCTATTCGATGTTCAGAAAAAAGACGGCGTGTTGACGCCAGTTCACTTTGCCCACTATATTACTCGTGCGATGGGGCAAGTTGGATTGTTGATCATGGAATCAACTGCAGTTGATCCAGATGGCGGTATCACCGAACACGATTTAGGCTTGTGGAATGATCAACAAAAAGAAAAATTAAGTGAGTTAGTTACAGACGTACATCAGATCGGTTCAAAAATCGGCGTGCAGTTAAATCATGCTGGTCGAAAAGCAGAAAATGCTGAACGACCGGTTGCCCCGAGTGCAATTGCCTATGATAAAGATTGGAGAACTCCTGCCAGTCTTACTACCCAAGAAATTTCTAAAATTGTTGATGAATTTGGAGCAGCTGCTAAACGTGCCCAAGAGGCGGGTATCGACATGATAGATATTCACGGAGCACACGGATACTTGCTTGATCAATTTTTATCTCCAGAAGTAAATCAGCATATCGATGAGTACGGTGGTAGTCTTGAAAAAAGATATCGTATCATTAAGGAAGTTATTGCTAGCATCAAAGCTAATTTTAACGGTTCGCTTTGGATCAGACTTTCTTTGACTGATTACATTGATAATCAAAATCCATTGGATGAATGGAAACAAGTTGGACAATGGTTGCAACGTGATGGCATCGATTTGATCGACGTATCAACTGGCGGACTATTCCCGGTGAGTCCTGATTTCCCAGTTCATGATGGTTATCAGACTCTTTTTGCGACCGAGATGAAACAAGCTGTTGATATTCCGGTCTCAACAGTTGGATTATTAGATAATCCTGGATTATCAGAGTATATTCTCCAAAACGACCAAGCTGATCTGATCCTCGAGGGTAGAGGATTGATGCGCAATCCCAACTGGGTCGCATATGCTGCCAAAGAATTACACGACCACGATTTAGAAAACTATTCCTATAATCATTCATATTATCGTGGACTGAAAAATATTTAG
- a CDS encoding lipoate--protein ligase, translating to MFFIDTSRNGKPVYDAIVNQSLDNYLVNDLKLPGHGLIMYINNPSVIVGVHQNAYAEVNFPYLKKNNIQLVRRTSGGGAVYHDFGNLVFENIIIDDDDHFGDYQYFAQPIVDALHDMGAKGVEMRGRNDIVVDDKKFSGMTMFKVGHSYAAGGTLMFDLSMDTASEVLTPEQDKLESKGVKSVNKRITNIKDYLDEPFRSMSADEFKVELLKRIFKADSLDDIETYKLNDHDWEVIDSRLKGKYDTDAWNYGENPGFTNYVSKHFDIGTVAFNFSLKDTKISNVKIYGDFITGGDISLIENALLGADFDEQGLTDALSKVDLKANLGNIDTKPLVDLLLS from the coding sequence ATGTTCTTTATTGATACATCTAGAAACGGTAAACCAGTTTATGACGCAATTGTTAACCAATCGTTGGACAACTATCTGGTCAACGACTTGAAGCTGCCTGGGCATGGATTAATCATGTATATCAACAATCCATCTGTGATTGTCGGCGTGCATCAAAACGCATATGCAGAAGTTAATTTCCCCTACTTGAAAAAGAATAATATTCAATTAGTTAGAAGAACTTCCGGTGGTGGTGCCGTTTATCATGATTTCGGAAACTTAGTTTTTGAAAACATCATTATTGATGACGATGACCACTTTGGCGACTATCAATACTTTGCTCAACCAATCGTTGATGCTTTGCATGATATGGGTGCAAAGGGCGTTGAAATGCGTGGTAGAAACGACATTGTCGTCGATGATAAAAAGTTTTCTGGCATGACTATGTTTAAAGTTGGTCATTCTTACGCCGCCGGTGGGACTTTGATGTTTGACCTCAGCATGGATACTGCCAGCGAAGTCCTAACTCCTGAACAGGATAAACTAGAATCAAAAGGTGTTAAGTCCGTCAACAAACGGATCACGAACATCAAGGATTATCTCGACGAACCCTTCAGAAGTATGTCAGCTGACGAATTTAAAGTTGAATTGCTGAAACGGATTTTTAAAGCTGATTCATTGGATGATATCGAGACATACAAGCTTAACGACCATGACTGGGAAGTCATCGATTCCAGACTCAAGGGCAAATATGATACTGACGCTTGGAACTATGGCGAAAATCCTGGTTTCACTAATTACGTCTCAAAACATTTTGATATCGGAACCGTGGCTTTTAACTTCTCACTAAAAGATACCAAGATCTCAAACGTCAAGATATACGGCGACTTCATAACAGGTGGAGACATCAGCTTAATTGAGAATGCCTTGCTTGGTGCTGACTTTGATGAACAAGGCTTAACTGACGCTTTATCAAAGGTTGACCTTAAAGCAAATCTCGGAAACATTGACACTAAACCATTAGTTGATCTATTACTTTCATAA
- a CDS encoding TetR/AcrR family transcriptional regulator, with protein sequence MHDIISIYEDSPETHGLTEKQLKIFRSAIQLFAERGYANTSTKEIAENAGVSEGSIFKKFKNKEDLLFSILNPLLRNILPQVVNEFSEETLKTRYDSLRDFIAAVINNRNVFVKENVNVIKIFVDEFIYDLKIRDRMVKAIPYDYVKNFNDILNDFKQRNLIVDWTNSEIFRFIFSAFFGYVAEHFLIFPDLKFDEKSEIDHTIDSIVKGLQQE encoded by the coding sequence ATGCACGATATTATTAGTATTTATGAAGACTCACCTGAGACACATGGATTAACTGAGAAACAATTAAAGATTTTTAGGTCGGCGATTCAACTTTTTGCTGAACGTGGCTATGCCAACACTAGCACCAAGGAAATCGCTGAAAACGCTGGCGTATCTGAAGGAAGCATTTTTAAAAAATTTAAGAATAAGGAAGACTTACTATTCTCGATCTTAAATCCGCTTTTGAGAAACATTCTGCCCCAAGTGGTCAATGAATTTTCTGAGGAAACGCTGAAGACTCGCTATGATAGCTTGCGTGATTTTATTGCGGCAGTCATCAACAATCGCAATGTTTTTGTCAAAGAGAACGTCAATGTTATCAAAATTTTCGTCGATGAATTTATTTACGATTTAAAGATCAGAGATCGGATGGTCAAGGCCATCCCCTATGATTACGTCAAAAATTTTAATGATATTTTGAATGATTTTAAGCAACGTAATTTGATTGTCGACTGGACTAACAGTGAGATCTTCCGCTTCATTTTTTCAGCCTTCTTTGGCTATGTGGCTGAGCACTTCTTGATCTTTCCTGATTTAAAATTCGATGAAAAATCCGAGATCGATCACACAATTGATTCCATCGTTAAGGGACTGCAACAAGAATAA
- a CDS encoding (S)-acetoin forming diacetyl reductase — translation MTQKVAFITGAAQGIGKAIAERLSKDGFAIAVADFNLEGAQQTADEINKDGKAIAVKVDVSDRDQVFAAVEKACNELGDLNVIVNNAGLGPTTPIETITPEQFEKVYSVNVGSVYWGIQAAIKCFHEKGHGGKIINASSQAGQVGNPNLALYSGTKFAIRGITQTAARDLAKDNITVNAYCPGIVKTPMMMDIAHHVAEANGKDDEWGMQQYTKDIALGRLSEPSDVAACVSYLAGPDSDYMTGQALLIDGGMVFN, via the coding sequence ATGACACAAAAAGTTGCATTTATCACCGGAGCTGCACAAGGAATTGGGAAAGCTATTGCTGAGAGACTTTCAAAGGATGGCTTTGCAATTGCAGTTGCAGATTTTAATTTAGAAGGAGCTCAACAAACAGCCGACGAGATCAATAAAGATGGCAAGGCAATTGCCGTTAAGGTTGATGTATCAGACCGAGATCAAGTTTTTGCAGCCGTTGAAAAAGCTTGCAATGAATTGGGAGATCTCAACGTGATCGTCAACAATGCTGGTCTTGGACCAACCACACCAATTGAAACAATTACACCAGAACAATTTGAAAAAGTATATTCAGTTAACGTAGGTAGTGTTTACTGGGGAATTCAAGCAGCCATTAAATGCTTCCACGAAAAAGGCCACGGTGGCAAGATCATCAATGCATCATCTCAAGCCGGCCAAGTAGGTAATCCAAACTTAGCACTATACAGTGGTACTAAATTTGCTATCAGAGGAATCACGCAAACAGCAGCCAGAGACTTAGCAAAAGACAACATCACCGTCAACGCCTACTGTCCAGGAATCGTTAAGACACCAATGATGATGGACATCGCTCATCACGTAGCAGAAGCCAACGGTAAGGATGACGAATGGGGAATGCAACAATACACCAAGGACATCGCTTTAGGCAGACTATCAGAACCATCAGACGTAGCAGCCTGCGTATCATACCTAGCAGGACCAGATTCAGACTACATGACAGGCCAAGCATTACTAATTGATGGAGGAATGGTATTTAATTAA
- a CDS encoding cysteine hydrolase family protein — MSKQAQVLIVMDMQQGFSDAYQFNELVEKINDRIKDYKDAGLPVIFIQHNEKGLLQGSKEWELAGGLDAKPDDMTVQKTHLNAFYKTELNDLLTENGLNQLEICGLQTEYCVNATVTMAHGLGYELFMRPDMTTTYDNEYMTAEQTIQFFEDIWNSNFLKFI; from the coding sequence ATGTCAAAACAAGCTCAAGTATTGATCGTAATGGATATGCAGCAAGGATTTTCTGATGCATATCAGTTCAATGAATTAGTCGAAAAAATCAATGACCGCATCAAGGATTATAAAGATGCAGGTTTACCGGTAATTTTTATTCAACACAACGAAAAAGGTCTTCTTCAAGGCAGCAAAGAATGGGAATTAGCAGGCGGATTGGATGCAAAGCCCGATGATATGACCGTCCAAAAAACGCATCTGAATGCTTTTTACAAAACAGAGTTGAATGATCTATTAACTGAGAATGGTTTAAATCAATTAGAAATTTGTGGACTGCAAACCGAATACTGCGTCAATGCAACAGTTACTATGGCACACGGATTAGGATACGAACTGTTTATGCGTCCCGATATGACGACTACTTATGATAATGAATACATGACTGCCGAACAGACGATTCAATTTTTTGAAGACATTTGGAACAGCAATTTTTTGAAATTTATATAA
- a CDS encoding ClbS/DfsB family four-helix bundle protein, with protein sequence MQGYKNSADLIEHLKESYHKFIEEYEGISDSIADNRIAQVDKTPREMLSYQVGWLHMILSWEQAEESGKEITTPTPGYKWDQMRQLYDDFNVKYGSEGLQNEEKELSSLVKELTEWVDKMPEDELFKPGQRKWATTKAMWPVSKWIRINAISPFTNYSRQVRKWKNFTMRKNEAQRA encoded by the coding sequence ATGCAGGGATATAAGAATTCAGCAGATCTAATTGAGCACTTGAAAGAAAGTTATCATAAATTCATTGAAGAGTATGAAGGAATTTCTGATAGTATTGCTGACAATAGAATCGCCCAAGTGGATAAAACTCCACGGGAAATGCTTTCGTACCAAGTTGGTTGGCTTCATATGATCTTATCCTGGGAACAAGCCGAGGAAAGTGGCAAAGAAATCACAACACCAACACCAGGATACAAGTGGGATCAAATGAGACAACTGTATGATGATTTTAACGTAAAATATGGCTCAGAAGGTCTGCAAAACGAGGAAAAAGAACTAAGTAGCTTGGTCAAGGAACTGACAGAATGGGTCGACAAGATGCCTGAAGACGAGTTGTTTAAGCCCGGTCAAAGAAAATGGGCAACAACAAAGGCAATGTGGCCTGTTTCTAAATGGATCAGAATCAACGCGATTTCGCCATTTACCAACTACAGTCGCCAAGTACGCAAGTGGAAGAACTTCACGATGCGTAAAAACGAAGCTCAAAGAGCTTAA
- a CDS encoding phenolic acid decarboxylase, whose product MTAKTFKTLDDFLGTHFIYTYDNGWEYEWYAKNDHTVDYRIHGGMVAGRWVKDQEADIVMLTEGIYKISWTEPTGTDVALDFMPNEKKLHGTIFFPKWVEEHPEITVTFQNEHIDLMEESREKYETYPKLVVPEFANITYMGDAGQNNDDVINQAPYEGMTDDIRSGSYYDDDYKMIKR is encoded by the coding sequence ATGACTGCAAAAACATTTAAAACTTTAGACGACTTTTTAGGAACACACTTTATTTACACGTATGACAATGGTTGGGAATACGAATGGTATGCCAAGAACGATCACACTGTCGATTATCGTATCCACGGTGGCATGGTAGCTGGTCGTTGGGTCAAGGACCAAGAAGCTGACATTGTTATGTTGACAGAAGGTATTTACAAGATTTCTTGGACTGAACCAACTGGTACTGATGTTGCTTTGGATTTCATGCCTAATGAAAAGAAACTACATGGTACTATTTTCTTCCCTAAGTGGGTCGAAGAACATCCTGAAATCACGGTTACTTTCCAAAATGAACATATTGATTTGATGGAAGAATCTCGTGAAAAGTACGAAACTTATCCTAAGCTTGTTGTTCCAGAATTTGCTAACATCACTTATATGGGCGATGCTGGTCAAAATAATGATGACGTTATTAATCAGGCGCCATATGAAGGAATGACTGATGATATCCGTTCAGGTTCTTATTATGACGATGATTATAAGATGATCAAAAGATAA
- a CDS encoding PadR family transcriptional regulator, with the protein MAQKNRLQYIILGLLNIESQTGYDLTKSFDSDIGEFWSANHSQIYPLLKKMEEDNLISHHDIQVGTKLVKKSYDISDAGKKLFDEWLQEPSDLDNNHDEFILKLYFINDKKSELLKNMVAEQLNIREDKLSALKTQMADKFPNATAKKQQYGHFCVLQHAIEREAGYIDWLKQI; encoded by the coding sequence ATGGCACAAAAAAATAGGCTTCAATACATAATCCTTGGATTATTGAATATTGAATCCCAAACAGGATACGATCTAACAAAATCATTTGATTCCGATATTGGTGAGTTTTGGTCGGCTAATCATAGTCAAATTTATCCATTGTTAAAAAAGATGGAAGAAGATAACTTGATCTCTCATCACGACATTCAAGTCGGAACTAAATTGGTTAAGAAAAGTTACGACATTTCTGACGCTGGGAAAAAACTTTTTGACGAGTGGCTTCAAGAGCCGTCTGATTTAGACAACAACCATGATGAATTTATTCTGAAATTGTATTTTATTAACGACAAGAAGTCAGAATTACTGAAGAATATGGTGGCCGAACAGCTTAATATCCGAGAAGATAAGCTTTCTGCATTGAAGACACAGATGGCAGATAAGTTTCCTAATGCGACTGCAAAAAAGCAGCAGTACGGACATTTCTGCGTTTTACAGCATGCCATTGAGCGTGAAGCAGGATATATTGACTGGTTAAAGCAGATTTGA
- a CDS encoding SLC13 family permease has protein sequence MNVLKRVFSDKVLWIAGAAAIITSFISPPQLSDINWKTITSLLSMMIIIQIYDYLDLLKYYASYLTRRAKTQQQLVFMLASLSFFGAMFLTNDVTILTLVPLFYKITKNLKINPIYPVIIIALAANLGSIFTPFGNTHNLFLLTHFNLNISQFFVMSTPITIVNFIVIFIVTRFFKKKKIELTELPSVDLNMPHLTLTLGVTIVIFLGIFSVIPMWSSLVAALLLVVFINPKILQVVDYSIVLIFMCFFIAVGNINRDPSIVNHLSGLIQSKTGTYLTSIITSQFISNVPTTILVSKFSSYVHAIFLGTNVGGLGSVVASLANLLAFKQYRYYFKKDPGEYLIRFSVVNFSLLIILGIVGFFLIDIIPT, from the coding sequence ATGAATGTCTTAAAACGAGTTTTCTCGGACAAGGTGTTATGGATTGCTGGTGCGGCTGCCATTATTACATCTTTTATCAGTCCACCGCAGCTTTCAGATATTAACTGGAAAACGATCACCTCATTGCTTTCAATGATGATCATCATCCAGATTTATGATTACCTTGATTTATTAAAGTATTACGCTTCATATTTGACCAGACGTGCTAAAACTCAACAACAATTAGTTTTCATGCTAGCTAGTTTATCTTTCTTCGGCGCTATGTTTTTAACTAACGATGTTACAATTTTGACTCTGGTTCCATTATTCTATAAAATCACCAAGAATCTGAAGATCAATCCAATTTATCCAGTTATTATAATTGCCTTAGCCGCTAACTTAGGAAGTATCTTCACTCCATTTGGTAACACTCATAACTTATTCTTACTGACGCACTTTAATTTAAATATCAGTCAATTCTTCGTTATGTCGACACCAATTACGATTGTTAACTTCATTGTTATCTTTATCGTAACTAGATTTTTTAAGAAGAAAAAAATTGAATTGACCGAGCTTCCTTCAGTCGATTTGAACATGCCGCATCTTACCCTAACATTGGGTGTTACAATCGTTATATTCTTAGGTATATTCTCAGTTATCCCAATGTGGTCGTCACTAGTTGCAGCCTTGCTATTAGTGGTTTTCATAAATCCAAAGATCTTACAAGTAGTTGATTATTCCATTGTTTTGATTTTCATGTGCTTCTTCATTGCAGTTGGAAATATCAACCGTGATCCTTCGATTGTTAACCACTTATCAGGTTTGATCCAATCAAAGACTGGTACTTACTTGACTTCAATCATTACCAGTCAATTTATCAGTAATGTTCCCACAACCATCTTAGTATCTAAGTTCTCAAGTTACGTTCACGCAATTTTCCTTGGTACTAACGTTGGTGGTTTAGGATCAGTCGTTGCCTCTCTAGCTAACTTGTTAGCTTTCAAGCAATACCGTTACTATTTCAAAAAAGATCCTGGCGAGTATTTAATTCGATTCTCAGTCGTCAACTTCTCGTTGCTGATTATCTTAGGAATCGTCGGATTCTTCTTAATTGATATAATTCCAACCTAG